The Amycolatopsis viridis genome window below encodes:
- a CDS encoding CoA-transferase subunit beta: MTVTRAEICAVACADAWRDSGEVLAHAVGVVPTIGARLARLTHNPDLVLSDGEAFLLAGPPPAGATAEDGGVIEGWIPFGRIFDIVASGRRHSMMGASQLDRYGNQNISLIGDWRRPKRQLIGVRGAPGNTVNHRTDYWVPRHSVKVFVDRVDVVCGVGHDRARAGGAGRFHDLGVVITDLAVLDYDAAGRLRLRSAHPGVAVADVVRNTGFELDTTGATTTRLPTAEELRLIREVLDPAGSRDQEVRPSS; the protein is encoded by the coding sequence ATGACGGTCACCAGGGCGGAGATCTGCGCGGTCGCGTGCGCGGACGCGTGGCGCGACTCGGGCGAGGTGCTGGCCCACGCCGTCGGCGTCGTGCCCACCATCGGCGCACGGCTGGCCCGGCTCACCCACAACCCGGACCTCGTCCTGTCCGACGGCGAGGCGTTCCTCCTGGCCGGCCCGCCGCCGGCCGGTGCGACGGCGGAGGACGGCGGCGTGATCGAGGGCTGGATACCGTTCGGGCGGATCTTCGACATCGTCGCGAGCGGCCGCCGGCACAGCATGATGGGCGCGAGCCAGCTGGACCGGTACGGCAACCAGAACATCTCGCTCATCGGCGACTGGCGGCGGCCGAAGCGCCAGCTGATCGGCGTGCGCGGCGCGCCCGGCAACACGGTGAACCACCGCACGGACTACTGGGTGCCGCGGCACTCGGTGAAGGTCTTCGTCGACCGGGTGGACGTGGTGTGCGGCGTCGGCCACGACCGGGCGCGGGCAGGCGGCGCCGGGCGGTTCCACGACCTCGGAGTGGTGATCACCGACCTGGCGGTGCTGGACTACGACGCGGCGGGGCGGCTGCGGCTGCGCTCGGCGCACCCGGGGGTCGCAGTGGCGGACGTGGTCCGCAACACCGGGTTCGAGCTCGACACCACCGGCGCGACCACGACCCGGCTGCCGACCGCGGAGGAGCTGCGGCTGATCCGCGAGGTTCTCGATCCCGCAGGCAGCCGGGACCAGGAGGTTCGGCCTAGCTCGTGA
- a CDS encoding TetR/AcrR family transcriptional regulator has protein sequence MATRTRRGSAKRAAGPAGGTSGSDRRDELLGIAAALFATRGYAETTVRDIADEAGILSGSLYHHFSSKEAMLDEILRGFLTDLLDRFNRIEREFEDPRQALDELIAASFQSISTTPHAVALYQNQVDTLLRQPGFEYVGECSRQVEKAWLRVLLAGQKAGVFREDVDMNLMYRFIRDTVWSTVRWYRPRGKYKPEAVAKQYLDVLYGGLLTS, from the coding sequence ATGGCGACGAGGACCCGTCGGGGCAGCGCCAAACGTGCGGCGGGCCCGGCCGGCGGCACCAGCGGCTCGGACCGCCGGGACGAACTGCTCGGCATCGCCGCGGCGCTGTTCGCCACCCGCGGGTACGCCGAGACCACGGTCCGCGACATCGCGGACGAGGCCGGCATTCTCTCCGGCAGCCTCTACCACCACTTCAGCTCCAAGGAGGCGATGCTCGACGAGATCCTGCGCGGGTTCCTCACCGACCTGCTCGACCGGTTCAACCGGATCGAGCGGGAGTTCGAGGACCCCCGCCAGGCCCTCGACGAGCTGATCGCGGCATCGTTCCAGTCGATCTCGACCACCCCGCACGCCGTCGCGCTCTACCAGAACCAGGTGGACACGCTGCTGCGGCAGCCGGGCTTCGAGTACGTCGGCGAGTGCAGCCGCCAGGTCGAAAAGGCGTGGCTGCGCGTCCTGCTCGCCGGTCAGAAGGCCGGGGTGTTCCGCGAGGACGTCGACATGAACCTGATGTACCGGTTCATCCGCGACACCGTGTGGTCCACGGTGCGCTGGTACCGCCCCCGCGGCAAGTACAAGCCGGAGGCGGTGGCCAAGCAGTACCTCGACGTCCTCTACGGCGGTCTCCTCACGAGCTAG
- a CDS encoding AMP-binding protein, whose protein sequence is MGTVDTPMTIPGLVAEVARRHPDQPAVVDGNVRITYAQLAEQVTGTARAYAERGLRRGDRAAVWAPNRLEFVLAVLGAQTIGAAVVPLNSRYRGHEAATILARSRAATLVLAGGFLGTDFLGMLRAAAAELPGPAGHGPVPGLPHLHTVVDLGAATSDGDVLSWAGFTEGGRGVDEDRFAAMVAAVTPDDICDIMFTSGTTGVPKGVLSAQRQTIDVARIWAERAGLGTGDRYAVVNPLFHGFGYKAGMIASLTAGTTIYPVAAFDSEALLELIQAERISVLPGPPTLFTSLLDHPRLHQYDTSSLRYSVAGAATVPRSLFRRMRDELGFDSVSQAYGLTEAVVVTQSRPGEDPEHLAETTGPPVEGMEVRIADPDGREVPAGEEGEVLIRGRNVMLGYFEDERATAAAIDAGGWFHSGDIGRVDEHGCLQITDRIKDMFTVGGFNVYPAEVENVLASHPDVSESAVVAKPDPRMGSVALAFVVPRRNATPSVAELIEYCRARLANFKVPREIVVRAELPKNASGKILKTELRAAQRA, encoded by the coding sequence GTGGGCACGGTGGACACCCCGATGACCATCCCCGGCCTCGTCGCCGAGGTGGCGCGCAGGCATCCCGACCAGCCGGCGGTCGTCGACGGGAACGTCCGGATCACCTACGCGCAGCTGGCCGAGCAGGTGACCGGCACGGCTCGCGCGTACGCGGAACGCGGGCTGCGCCGGGGCGACCGGGCCGCGGTCTGGGCCCCCAACCGGCTGGAGTTCGTGCTGGCCGTCCTCGGCGCGCAGACCATCGGCGCCGCGGTCGTGCCGCTGAACAGCCGGTACCGGGGTCACGAGGCCGCGACGATCCTCGCCCGGTCCCGCGCTGCCACACTCGTGCTCGCCGGCGGCTTCCTCGGCACCGACTTCCTGGGCATGCTCCGCGCCGCCGCCGCCGAGCTGCCGGGCCCGGCCGGGCACGGCCCGGTACCCGGCCTGCCGCACCTGCACACCGTGGTCGACCTGGGCGCCGCGACCTCCGACGGGGACGTGCTGTCCTGGGCCGGGTTCACCGAGGGCGGACGGGGCGTCGACGAGGACCGGTTCGCGGCCATGGTGGCCGCCGTCACGCCGGACGACATCTGCGACATCATGTTCACCTCGGGCACCACGGGGGTGCCCAAGGGGGTGCTGAGCGCGCAACGGCAGACGATCGACGTCGCCCGGATCTGGGCCGAGCGCGCCGGGCTGGGCACCGGCGACCGCTACGCCGTCGTCAACCCGCTCTTCCACGGTTTCGGCTACAAGGCGGGCATGATCGCCTCGCTCACCGCAGGCACCACGATCTACCCGGTCGCCGCGTTCGACAGCGAGGCACTGCTGGAGCTCATCCAGGCCGAGCGGATCTCCGTGCTGCCGGGCCCGCCGACGCTGTTCACGTCGCTGCTCGACCACCCGCGGCTGCACCAGTACGACACCTCGTCGCTGCGGTACTCGGTGGCCGGCGCGGCGACCGTGCCGCGATCGCTGTTCCGGCGGATGCGCGACGAGCTGGGGTTCGACTCGGTGAGCCAGGCGTACGGCCTGACCGAGGCCGTCGTCGTCACGCAGTCCCGGCCGGGCGAGGACCCGGAACACCTCGCCGAGACCACCGGCCCACCGGTCGAGGGCATGGAGGTGCGGATCGCCGACCCCGACGGCCGCGAGGTGCCGGCCGGCGAGGAGGGCGAGGTCCTGATCCGCGGTCGCAACGTCATGCTCGGCTACTTCGAGGACGAGCGCGCCACGGCTGCGGCGATCGACGCCGGCGGCTGGTTCCACAGCGGCGACATCGGCAGGGTCGACGAGCACGGATGCCTCCAGATCACCGACCGGATCAAGGACATGTTCACCGTCGGCGGGTTCAACGTCTACCCGGCGGAGGTGGAGAACGTGCTCGCGTCCCACCCGGACGTGTCGGAATCGGCCGTCGTCGCGAAACCGGACCCGCGGATGGGATCGGTGGCGCTCGCGTTCGTCGTGCCGCGCCGGAACGCCACCCCGAGCGTGGCGGAGCTGATCGAGTACTGCCGGGCGCGGCTGGCGAACTTCAAGGTGCCGCGCGAGATCGTGGTGCGCGCGGAGCTGCCGAAGAACGCCAGCGGCAAGATCCTCAAAACCGAACTGCGCGCCGCCCAGCGGGCGTGA
- a CDS encoding nuclear transport factor 2 family protein produces the protein MSVADRLDRLESIEEIRRLVSTYALALDSRDVDRLVSLFVPDVRVAGGGTGREALAAWFGPVLRPYGVTFHLIGNHVIEFTDADHATGVVYCRPEHEVGDEWIVMPMQYWDRYERTPEGWRFRSRTVQPFYAADVRHGPNEAGGRFHFPGNPLVDSATLPEKWRSWQEFWAGGA, from the coding sequence ATGTCCGTCGCCGACCGGCTCGACCGCCTGGAATCGATCGAGGAGATCCGCCGGCTCGTGAGCACCTACGCGCTCGCGCTGGACTCCCGTGACGTCGATCGCCTCGTGTCGCTGTTCGTCCCCGACGTGCGCGTCGCCGGCGGTGGCACCGGTCGGGAGGCGCTCGCCGCCTGGTTCGGCCCGGTGCTGCGCCCGTACGGGGTCACGTTCCACCTGATCGGCAACCACGTCATCGAGTTCACCGACGCCGACCACGCCACGGGTGTGGTGTACTGCCGTCCGGAGCACGAGGTCGGCGACGAGTGGATCGTCATGCCGATGCAGTACTGGGACCGCTACGAGCGCACGCCGGAGGGGTGGCGGTTCCGCAGCCGCACCGTGCAGCCCTTCTACGCGGCCGACGTGCGGCACGGCCCGAACGAGGCCGGGGGCCGGTTCCACTTCCCGGGAAACCCGCTGGTCGACTCGGCCACGCTGCCGGAGAAGTGGCGGTCGTGGCAGGAGTTCTGGGCCGGCGGCGCCTGA
- a CDS encoding SDR family oxidoreductase gives MTIELGLSGKVALVTGGARGVGAGIVETFRAAGAAVETCGRSDRDGVPGYTRVDVRDEQQIARWVEEVAERHGHIDIVVNNAGGAPFSEFAGASTRFHRRIVELNFLSAAYVAHAVHPVMCAQDEGGVVLNITSISARRASPGTAVYGAAKAALESLTRSLAVEWAPRVRVNAISAGLVATPGATDHYGDAEQVARIAATIPRGVFATPADVGQACLLLATDLAAHITGAVLNVDGGGEWPAFLQHAPR, from the coding sequence GTGACGATCGAACTGGGCCTGTCGGGCAAGGTCGCTCTGGTGACGGGAGGTGCGCGCGGCGTGGGCGCCGGCATCGTCGAGACCTTCCGCGCCGCGGGCGCGGCCGTCGAGACGTGTGGCCGCAGCGACCGGGACGGGGTGCCCGGCTACACCCGGGTCGACGTCCGGGACGAACAGCAGATCGCCCGCTGGGTCGAGGAGGTCGCGGAGCGGCACGGGCACATCGACATCGTCGTCAACAACGCCGGCGGAGCGCCGTTCAGCGAGTTCGCCGGCGCCTCCACGCGGTTCCACCGCCGGATCGTCGAGCTGAACTTCCTCAGCGCGGCCTACGTCGCGCACGCCGTGCACCCGGTGATGTGCGCGCAGGACGAGGGCGGGGTCGTCCTCAACATCACCTCGATCAGCGCGCGCCGCGCGAGTCCCGGCACCGCGGTCTACGGTGCGGCGAAGGCGGCGCTGGAGAGCCTCACCCGCAGCCTCGCCGTCGAGTGGGCGCCGCGCGTGCGGGTCAACGCGATCAGCGCCGGGCTCGTCGCCACGCCCGGCGCGACCGATCACTACGGCGACGCCGAGCAGGTCGCGCGCATCGCCGCCACCATCCCGCGCGGAGTCTTCGCCACGCCCGCCGACGTCGGGCAGGCGTGCCTCCTGCTCGCCACCGACCTCGCCGCGCACATCACCGGCGCGGTGCTCAACGTCGACGGCGGGGGCGAGTGGCCCGCCTTCCTGCAGCACGCACCGAGATGA
- a CDS encoding LLM class F420-dependent oxidoreductase — protein sequence MTWEVFLMEYAVMAPVAAGVTARPEWMAGFARHVEECGFDSIVAVEHTVVVNRYSSVYPYASSGKMELADDCDIPDPLDLLMFLAAHTSRVELATGVLVLPNHHPVVLAKRAATLDALSGGRLRLSVGVGWMREEIEACGAEFGTRGRRADEQIDVLRLLWTDRSPTGADHDGEFFTFRGAMTYPKPARPGGVPIHIGGHSRAAARRAGRRGDGLQPIGVDGERLRELLDLMRREAELAGRDPDALEVTLGHSVRAVTPEKAGALAAQGADRLVLQPSPSDDLSAVRDELSACAQRLGLAS from the coding sequence ATGACCTGGGAGGTCTTTCTGATGGAGTACGCCGTGATGGCGCCGGTGGCGGCGGGGGTGACCGCCCGTCCGGAGTGGATGGCGGGATTCGCCCGGCACGTCGAGGAATGCGGCTTCGATTCGATCGTCGCGGTCGAGCACACCGTGGTGGTGAACCGGTATTCCAGCGTCTACCCCTACGCCAGCTCGGGGAAGATGGAGCTGGCCGACGACTGTGACATCCCCGACCCGCTGGACCTGCTGATGTTCCTCGCCGCGCACACGAGCCGGGTCGAGCTCGCGACCGGCGTCCTCGTGCTCCCCAACCACCATCCCGTCGTGCTCGCCAAACGCGCCGCGACGCTCGATGCGCTCTCCGGCGGGCGGCTGCGGCTGTCCGTGGGTGTCGGCTGGATGCGGGAGGAGATCGAGGCCTGCGGTGCGGAGTTCGGCACCCGCGGGCGGCGCGCCGACGAGCAGATCGACGTACTGCGCCTGTTGTGGACTGACCGTTCCCCCACCGGAGCCGACCACGATGGGGAGTTCTTCACGTTCCGCGGTGCGATGACCTACCCGAAACCGGCGCGCCCCGGTGGCGTCCCGATCCACATCGGCGGGCACAGCCGGGCCGCCGCGCGGCGTGCCGGACGGCGCGGCGACGGGCTGCAGCCGATCGGGGTCGACGGCGAGCGGCTGCGGGAACTCCTCGACCTCATGCGCCGCGAGGCCGAGCTGGCCGGCCGTGATCCGGACGCCCTGGAAGTGACGCTCGGCCACTCGGTGCGGGCCGTCACCCCGGAGAAGGCCGGGGCGCTGGCAGCGCAGGGGGCGGACCGGCTGGTGCTGCAACCGTCCCCCAGCGACGACCTCTCCGCCGTGCGGGACGAACTGTCCGCGTGCGCGCAGCGACTCGGACTCGCGTCATGA
- a CDS encoding nuclear transport factor 2 family protein yields the protein MTLTTEDRMELADLVARYAAAVDDRDFAAAAALFTEDAVLAIPSPPDDLRPVVVRDGRAAIAEALHAVEAFTRTQHALVGQVFDGGPGEASGRLAAVAHHLGPDPAGDQVVVTWYLRYLDRYRRTGDGWRFTRRELHLDWVQTYTPDRWQERARRDHA from the coding sequence ATGACGCTCACCACCGAGGATCGGATGGAACTCGCCGATCTCGTCGCGCGGTACGCCGCAGCCGTGGACGACCGGGACTTCGCCGCGGCCGCCGCGCTGTTCACCGAGGACGCCGTGCTCGCGATCCCGTCCCCGCCGGACGACCTGCGGCCCGTCGTCGTCCGCGACGGACGGGCGGCGATCGCGGAGGCGTTGCACGCCGTCGAGGCGTTCACCCGCACCCAGCACGCGCTGGTCGGCCAGGTCTTCGACGGCGGCCCCGGCGAGGCGAGCGGACGGCTGGCCGCGGTCGCCCACCACCTCGGCCCGGACCCCGCGGGCGATCAGGTGGTCGTCACGTGGTACTTGCGCTACCTCGACCGCTACCGCCGGACCGGCGACGGCTGGCGCTTCACCCGCCGGGAACTGCACCTGGACTGGGTCCAGACCTACACCCCGGACCGGTGGCAGGAACGAGCGCGGAGGGACCATGCCTGA
- a CDS encoding SDR family NAD(P)-dependent oxidoreductase: MPDRPRVCVVTGGALGIGGAVSRRFAAAGDLVVLNDIDAGAARATCRDIEAAGGRCVVVPGDITEDAVVTATAEAALTAAGGRVDVLVNNVGDFRPVAWTFDRSTPDQWRRLYELNLHHVFTMTHALLPAMIGQGHGAIVNNATVEAFRGIPGKAVYSAFNAGVVAFTRSLAVEAGRHGVRVNAIAPDLADTPQTPAAAMLRGRDPELIRSWVPMGRFGDPDDYAAAVWFLASDEARFITGHTLPVDGGTLAASGWYGRADGKGWTNLPGRP; encoded by the coding sequence ATGCCTGACCGGCCACGGGTCTGCGTCGTCACGGGCGGGGCGCTGGGCATCGGCGGTGCCGTCAGCCGCCGGTTCGCCGCGGCCGGCGACCTCGTCGTGCTCAACGACATCGACGCCGGCGCCGCGCGGGCCACGTGCCGCGACATCGAGGCCGCGGGCGGGCGGTGCGTGGTCGTCCCCGGCGACATCACCGAGGACGCGGTCGTGACCGCCACGGCGGAGGCCGCGCTGACCGCGGCAGGCGGCCGGGTCGACGTGCTGGTCAACAACGTCGGGGACTTCCGCCCGGTGGCGTGGACCTTCGACCGGTCCACCCCGGACCAGTGGCGGCGCCTGTACGAGCTGAACCTGCACCACGTGTTCACGATGACCCACGCGCTGCTGCCGGCGATGATCGGCCAGGGGCACGGCGCGATCGTGAACAACGCGACCGTGGAGGCGTTCCGCGGCATCCCGGGCAAGGCCGTCTACTCGGCGTTCAACGCGGGCGTCGTGGCGTTCACCCGCAGCCTCGCCGTCGAGGCCGGGCGGCACGGTGTGCGGGTCAACGCCATCGCCCCCGACCTCGCCGACACGCCGCAGACCCCCGCCGCGGCCATGCTGCGCGGCCGCGATCCGGAACTGATCCGGTCGTGGGTGCCGATGGGCCGGTTCGGCGACCCGGACGACTACGCCGCGGCGGTGTGGTTCCTCGCCTCCGACGAGGCGCGCTTCATCACCGGCCACACGCTGCCCGTCGACGGCGGCACGCTGGCCGCGTCCGGCTGGTACGGGCGCGCGGACGGCAAGGGGTGGACGAACCTGCCCGGCCGGCCCTGA
- a CDS encoding ABC transporter ATP-binding protein: MTTAEPVLRVRNLATGYGDLRVVWDVSFDVYPGQLTVLLGRNGAGKTTTLRAVSGLNKVTGGTVTLSGEDVTKAAPHQRVRRGMAYVQEGKRVFHSLTVEQNLVMGGYTRRMSRSALVREAGWIYELFPVLGQKRGLPAGSMSGGQQQMLAIGQALMANPSLLLLDEPSGGLAPVIVNEVMARVAELKETGLAIVLVEQAVEASVRVADHVVVLDMGRLVLSSPAAELTDLDRLRNAYFGRVPAE, encoded by the coding sequence ATGACGACGGCGGAGCCGGTGCTGCGGGTGCGCAACCTCGCCACCGGGTACGGCGACCTGCGGGTCGTGTGGGACGTGTCGTTCGACGTCTACCCGGGGCAGCTGACCGTGCTGCTCGGCCGCAACGGGGCGGGCAAGACCACCACGCTGCGGGCGGTGTCCGGCCTGAACAAGGTCACCGGCGGCACGGTCACGCTGTCCGGGGAGGACGTCACGAAGGCCGCGCCACACCAGCGCGTGCGCCGCGGCATGGCGTACGTGCAGGAAGGCAAGCGGGTCTTCCACTCCCTGACGGTCGAGCAGAACCTCGTGATGGGCGGCTACACCCGGCGGATGAGCCGGTCCGCACTGGTGCGGGAGGCCGGGTGGATCTACGAGCTGTTCCCCGTGCTCGGGCAGAAGCGCGGACTGCCGGCCGGCAGCATGTCGGGCGGGCAGCAGCAGATGCTCGCGATCGGCCAGGCGCTCATGGCCAACCCGTCCCTGCTCCTGCTCGACGAGCCCTCGGGCGGTCTCGCGCCGGTGATCGTGAACGAGGTCATGGCGCGGGTCGCCGAGCTCAAGGAGACCGGGCTCGCGATCGTGCTGGTGGAGCAGGCGGTCGAGGCGTCGGTCCGGGTGGCCGATCACGTGGTCGTGCTCGACATGGGCCGGCTGGTCTTGTCCTCGCCCGCGGCGGAGCTGACCGACCTCGACCGCCTGCGCAACGCCTACTTCGGACGGGTCCCGGCGGAATGA
- a CDS encoding branched-chain amino acid ABC transporter ATP-binding protein/permease encodes MLTVWRALRAVPSWVLPLALGVVVALLPLGGPGFSFSRQITLACILALLVSGLNLSLGFAGELAVGQAAMYAAGAYTAGLVSKAGVTDILVQLLAGGVVALLVGLITGVPGLRLGSWSLAMTSFFLVLLVPDLLTIFAGATGGRNGLSGIEPATLLGTPLTTDDLYLVIVVVTILWFGVLRNIVVSRHGVAFRVLKQSPVLASSMGISVFRMKLLAYALGALPAGLAGALFANVDLYISPEGFGFVLATTVLAASILGGSASVYGAVVGAAIMQFGPNQATEFQQYALVFTGVFLIVGGVLLKGGLANLGKRLVTWLDRAANVRSGPAAPADAGLPPVSGATLAVEDVSKAFGGNQALKGVTLHARPGRVTALIGPNGSGKTTLLNMVCGFYRTDAGTISVGRRQIHGLAPHEVARAGVARTFQTPNIPEGITVLEAVISGRYTAHRASILSAVFRGPRFRRVRREDRLEAERVLALAGMTGLRDVEAASLPLGMRRLLEVVRALIGGGGVLLLDEAASGLDEDEIERLAGLIRRIRDAGGTVVLVEHNFRLVLDLADDIVVLAHGQVMASGPPEVIENDPRVASEYLGIEGEADLAGAQGEQA; translated from the coding sequence ATGCTGACTGTGTGGCGAGCGCTGCGGGCGGTGCCCAGCTGGGTCCTGCCCCTCGCGCTCGGTGTCGTCGTCGCGCTGCTGCCGCTCGGCGGGCCCGGCTTCTCGTTCTCGCGGCAGATCACCCTCGCGTGCATCCTCGCGTTGCTCGTGAGCGGGCTGAACCTGAGCCTGGGGTTCGCGGGCGAACTGGCGGTGGGACAGGCCGCGATGTACGCGGCCGGCGCCTACACCGCGGGACTCGTGTCCAAGGCCGGCGTCACGGACATCCTCGTGCAGCTGCTGGCGGGTGGGGTCGTCGCGTTGCTGGTCGGTCTGATCACCGGTGTCCCCGGGCTCCGGCTGGGCAGCTGGTCGCTGGCCATGACGTCGTTCTTCCTCGTGCTGCTCGTCCCGGACCTGCTGACGATCTTCGCCGGCGCCACCGGCGGGCGCAACGGGCTCAGCGGCATCGAACCGGCCACGCTGCTCGGCACGCCGCTCACCACCGACGACCTGTACCTGGTGATCGTCGTGGTGACGATCCTGTGGTTCGGCGTGCTGCGCAACATCGTGGTGTCCCGGCACGGCGTGGCGTTCCGGGTGCTCAAGCAAAGCCCGGTGCTGGCGTCGTCGATGGGCATTTCGGTGTTCCGGATGAAGCTGCTCGCCTACGCGCTCGGTGCGCTCCCCGCCGGTCTGGCCGGTGCGCTCTTCGCGAACGTCGACCTGTACATCTCGCCGGAGGGGTTCGGGTTCGTGCTCGCCACGACCGTGCTGGCGGCCTCGATCCTCGGCGGGTCGGCGAGCGTGTACGGCGCGGTCGTCGGCGCGGCGATCATGCAGTTCGGGCCCAACCAGGCCACCGAGTTCCAGCAGTACGCCCTCGTGTTCACGGGTGTGTTCCTGATCGTCGGCGGGGTGCTGCTCAAGGGCGGGCTCGCGAACCTCGGCAAGCGGCTCGTCACCTGGCTGGACCGGGCGGCGAACGTCCGGTCCGGACCCGCCGCGCCGGCGGATGCCGGGTTGCCGCCGGTCAGCGGTGCCACGCTCGCCGTCGAGGATGTGTCGAAGGCGTTCGGCGGCAACCAGGCGCTCAAGGGCGTCACCCTGCACGCGCGCCCGGGCCGGGTCACCGCGCTGATCGGTCCCAACGGCTCCGGCAAGACCACCCTGCTCAACATGGTGTGCGGCTTCTACCGCACCGACGCCGGCACGATTTCGGTGGGGCGTAGGCAGATCCACGGCCTGGCGCCGCACGAGGTGGCCCGCGCCGGGGTGGCCCGGACGTTCCAGACGCCGAACATCCCCGAGGGCATCACCGTCCTGGAGGCGGTCATCTCCGGCCGCTACACCGCGCACCGCGCGTCGATCCTGTCCGCGGTGTTCCGCGGCCCCCGCTTCCGGCGGGTGCGGCGCGAGGACCGGCTGGAGGCGGAGCGCGTGCTCGCCCTCGCGGGCATGACCGGGCTGCGTGACGTGGAGGCCGCGTCGCTGCCGCTGGGCATGCGGCGGCTGCTGGAGGTCGTGCGGGCGCTCATCGGCGGCGGTGGCGTGCTGCTGCTCGACGAGGCGGCGTCCGGATTGGACGAGGACGAGATCGAGCGGCTCGCCGGGCTGATCCGGCGGATCCGGGACGCGGGCGGCACGGTGGTGCTCGTGGAGCACAACTTCCGCCTCGTGCTGGATCTCGCCGACGACATCGTCGTGCTCGCCCACGGCCAGGTGATGGCTTCCGGCCCGCCGGAGGTCATCGAGAACGACCCGCGGGTCGCGAGCGAGTACCTCGGGATCGAGGGCGAGGCCGACCTCGCCGGAGCGCAGGGAGAGCAGGCATGA
- a CDS encoding branched-chain amino acid ABC transporter permease, with translation MTLIFGGLALGAVYAFVAIGYNIVFISSKTFNFAQAQLIMIGSFVAYTGLVTLHLPAPIVALLALAVVFVVAAIEERVAIRPLKDPHAVLVTTLGASVLLDGAAQLIWGTQPLPVPFFGGDGVLTILGGRAYPVELALVVVAVLLVLLLTWASRRFVLGLALLGMSEDREAAMLRGVNVRRLVFGSFACAGALAGVLGLFVGPETYAVATLGTALALKGFVVLAIGGFGSIPGTLVGGLIVGLVEALASRYFGGEFATIAVFAVFITILMARPAGLFVRTRERAV, from the coding sequence ATGACCCTGATCTTCGGTGGACTCGCGCTGGGCGCGGTCTACGCGTTCGTCGCCATCGGCTACAACATCGTCTTCATCTCGTCGAAGACCTTCAACTTCGCGCAGGCGCAGCTGATCATGATCGGCAGCTTCGTCGCCTACACCGGGCTGGTGACGCTGCACCTCCCGGCGCCGATCGTGGCGCTGCTGGCGCTCGCGGTCGTGTTCGTCGTCGCCGCGATCGAGGAGCGGGTCGCCATCCGGCCGCTGAAGGACCCGCACGCGGTGCTGGTCACCACCCTCGGCGCGTCGGTGCTGCTCGACGGCGCCGCCCAGCTCATCTGGGGCACCCAGCCGCTGCCCGTCCCGTTCTTCGGCGGCGACGGGGTGCTCACGATCCTCGGCGGCCGGGCCTACCCGGTCGAGCTCGCGCTCGTCGTGGTCGCGGTGCTGCTGGTCCTGCTGCTGACCTGGGCCAGCAGGCGCTTCGTCCTCGGACTCGCGCTGCTCGGGATGTCCGAAGACCGCGAGGCCGCGATGCTGCGCGGGGTGAACGTGCGACGGCTGGTGTTCGGCTCGTTCGCCTGCGCGGGCGCCCTCGCCGGGGTGCTCGGCCTGTTCGTCGGACCCGAGACCTACGCCGTGGCGACCCTCGGCACGGCGCTGGCGCTCAAGGGGTTCGTGGTGCTCGCGATCGGCGGGTTCGGGTCGATTCCGGGCACCCTCGTCGGCGGCCTGATCGTGGGCCTCGTGGAAGCGCTGGCGAGCCGCTACTTCGGCGGCGAGTTCGCGACGATCGCCGTGTTCGCCGTGTTCATCACCATCCTGATGGCCCGTCCGGCCGGGCTGTTCGTCCGTACCCGGGAAAGGGCGGTCTGA